From a single Loigolactobacillus coryniformis subsp. coryniformis KCTC 3167 = DSM 20001 genomic region:
- the nrdD gene encoding anaerobic ribonucleoside-triphosphate reductase, which yields MLETRTNQPTKPQTLKVTEVIKRDGRRVPFTAAKIYQALVKAEQHIHGELDPLTNHKIETVTNKVVAEVQERFTDAVKIYEIQNIVEHILLGEHQYDLAQEYINYRTHRDFARNQATDINFTIQKLMQKDATVVHENANKDSKVFNTQRDLTAGTVAKAMGLKLLPPHVANAHLKGDIHWHDLDYQPYSPMTNCCLIDFKEMLTNGFKIGNAEVESPHSIQTATAQMAQIIANVASSQYGGCSADRVDELLAPFAQLNYDKHLSDAADWIDGTEKQHAFAKMKTKKDIYDAMQALEYEINTLYSSQGQTPFTTLGFGLGTSWIEREIQRSILQIRIQGLGKEQRTAIFPKLVFSIKRGLNLNPDEPNYDIKQLAIECASKRMYPDVLMYDKLVELTGSFKAPMGCRSFLQGWQDEHGQEVNSGRMNLGVVTLNLPRIALEAAGDQDKFWTILKERLQICKDALVFKVERAKQAEPENAPILYEHGAFGKRLKPEDSVDELFKNNRATVSLGYIGLYEVGAVFYGHAWEKNPAAKDFTLAIVKELAANCEAWEKEYGYHFSVYGTPAESLTNTFCQADLKKFGKVKDVTDKDYYTNSFHYDVRKAPTPFEKLDFEKDYPKYSAGGFIHYCEYPNLKQNPKALEAVWDYAYDRVAYLGTNTPIDQCFECGFKGDFKPTERGFECPQCGNHNPQTCDVVKRTCGYLGNPLQRPMVHGRHKEISARVKHLVLGNDQTTQARQ from the coding sequence ATGCTAGAAACCAGAACTAACCAACCAACTAAACCGCAAACTTTAAAAGTAACTGAAGTCATTAAACGTGACGGCCGCCGAGTTCCATTTACGGCGGCTAAAATTTATCAAGCCTTAGTTAAGGCTGAACAACATATTCATGGTGAACTCGATCCCTTGACCAATCATAAAATTGAAACGGTAACTAATAAAGTGGTTGCTGAAGTACAAGAACGTTTCACTGATGCGGTTAAGATTTATGAGATTCAGAACATTGTTGAACACATTTTATTAGGTGAGCACCAATATGATTTGGCACAGGAATACATCAATTATCGGACACACCGTGATTTTGCGCGCAATCAAGCAACGGACATCAACTTTACGATCCAGAAATTGATGCAAAAAGATGCCACAGTCGTTCATGAAAATGCCAATAAGGATAGTAAAGTCTTCAACACACAGCGTGATTTAACGGCCGGTACCGTCGCTAAGGCAATGGGTTTAAAATTATTACCACCACATGTGGCTAATGCCCATCTAAAAGGCGATATTCATTGGCACGATTTAGATTACCAACCCTACAGTCCAATGACTAACTGCTGCTTGATCGATTTTAAAGAGATGTTGACTAACGGTTTTAAAATCGGCAATGCTGAAGTTGAAAGTCCACATTCGATCCAAACAGCAACGGCACAAATGGCACAGATCATTGCCAATGTAGCTTCATCGCAGTATGGTGGTTGTTCAGCTGATCGGGTAGATGAGTTATTAGCGCCTTTTGCTCAGCTTAATTACGATAAGCACCTTAGCGATGCGGCAGATTGGATCGATGGTACAGAAAAGCAACACGCTTTTGCTAAAATGAAAACTAAGAAAGACATCTATGATGCGATGCAAGCGCTAGAATACGAAATCAATACGTTGTATTCATCGCAAGGGCAAACGCCGTTTACAACGCTTGGCTTTGGCTTGGGGACTAGTTGGATCGAACGCGAAATTCAGCGTTCAATTCTACAAATTCGGATTCAGGGCTTAGGCAAGGAGCAACGGACCGCAATTTTCCCTAAATTAGTTTTTAGTATTAAGCGGGGCTTGAATCTTAATCCTGATGAACCAAATTATGACATTAAACAGTTAGCAATAGAATGTGCTTCAAAACGAATGTATCCCGACGTTTTGATGTACGATAAATTAGTAGAGCTGACCGGCTCGTTTAAGGCGCCAATGGGGTGTCGCAGTTTCCTGCAAGGTTGGCAGGATGAGCATGGTCAGGAAGTTAATTCTGGACGAATGAATCTTGGTGTGGTGACCTTGAATTTACCACGGATCGCTTTAGAAGCCGCTGGTGATCAGGACAAGTTCTGGACTATTTTGAAAGAAAGACTACAGATCTGTAAGGATGCTTTAGTGTTTAAGGTTGAACGGGCCAAGCAAGCTGAACCAGAAAATGCTCCGATTTTATACGAACATGGTGCATTTGGGAAGCGATTGAAGCCAGAAGATTCTGTTGATGAATTATTCAAAAATAATCGGGCAACGGTTTCATTAGGCTATATCGGTTTATATGAGGTTGGCGCAGTTTTCTATGGTCATGCTTGGGAGAAAAATCCAGCTGCTAAAGACTTTACCTTGGCAATCGTCAAGGAATTAGCCGCTAATTGTGAAGCCTGGGAAAAAGAATATGGCTATCATTTCAGTGTTTATGGAACACCAGCAGAAAGTCTAACTAATACGTTCTGTCAGGCTGATCTAAAGAAGTTTGGCAAGGTCAAGGATGTTACGGATAAAGATTACTATACAAACAGTTTTCATTATGATGTGCGCAAAGCCCCAACACCATTTGAAAAGCTAGATTTTGAAAAGGATTATCCTAAATATAGTGCTGGTGGCTTTATTCACTATTGCGAGTATCCTAACTTAAAGCAAAACCCGAAAGCGTTGGAAGCAGTTTGGGACTATGCGTACGATCGAGTTGCTTATTTAGGTACGAATACACCAATTGATCAATGCTTCGAATGTGGTTTCAAAGGTGATTTTAAACCAACTGAGCGTGGTTTTGAATGCCCGCAATGTGGGAATCATAATCCGCAAACCTGTGACGTGGTCAAGCGGACTTGTGGTTATTTAGGCAACCCATTGCAACGGCCAATGGTACATGGCCGCCACAAAGAAATTTCGGCGCGGGTCAAACATTTGGTTTTAGGCAATGATCAAACCACTCAGGCACGGCAATAG
- a CDS encoding heavy metal translocating P-type ATPase encodes MAAKDNMKMAHDMESMDHDMSGDTMMHGGHMMHMGNLKQKFWVALILTIPVILLTPMMGLHLPFQFTFPGSDWLVLIVATFLFIYGGKPFLQGAQMELTERKPAMMMLIALGISVAYIYSVWAFIANHFLSTVPHQMDFFWELATLITIMLLGHWLEMNAISSAGSAVEKMAALLPGQAHVLQADGSLQDIELAELQAQQQVVVKAGEKIPADGRVVAGQSAVNEALVTGEAKLIEKTPGAQVIGGAVNGTGTLTIEVTGTGETGYLSQVMKLVQQAQQHKSQAENLADKVAGWLFYAATIIGLVTFIVWLSLSGLNVALERTVTVLVIACPHALGLAIPLVVARSTALGATHGLLLRNRNALEAAKQIDTVLMDKTGTLTEGNFKVKSVVAFGQESQDDVLRLMAALEANASHPLAVGILAAVKAQKLVLPTATDVKQLSGVGLQGRIDQVDYAIVTAAYLQQKQLDFEQTVYDNLAAQGNSISFLLRGEQVLGLVAQGDQIKPNAADFIQHLKARGIRPVMLTGDNQAAAALVAQQLGIDDFHAQLLPEDKTKMVAQYQAQGQRVLMVGDGVNDAPSLAAAEIGVAIGAGTDVAIDSADVVLVRSDPADIINFLNLAQRTMRKMVQNLWWGAGYNIVALPLAAGILAPIGVLLSPAVGAVLMSLSTIVVAINALTLKLK; translated from the coding sequence ATGGCAGCAAAAGATAACATGAAGATGGCTCATGATATGGAATCAATGGACCACGATATGAGTGGTGACACGATGATGCACGGTGGTCATATGATGCATATGGGTAACCTGAAGCAAAAATTTTGGGTAGCATTGATCTTGACGATCCCAGTTATTCTACTTACGCCAATGATGGGATTGCACTTACCTTTTCAGTTTACTTTCCCCGGTTCTGATTGGTTAGTGTTGATTGTGGCTACTTTCCTATTTATTTATGGGGGTAAACCATTTTTACAGGGTGCACAAATGGAGCTGACTGAGCGTAAACCAGCGATGATGATGTTGATTGCGCTAGGTATCTCAGTTGCTTATATTTATAGCGTTTGGGCGTTTATTGCTAATCACTTCTTATCGACGGTGCCTCACCAGATGGATTTTTTCTGGGAACTAGCCACTTTGATCACGATCATGTTGCTGGGCCACTGGTTAGAAATGAATGCAATCAGTAGTGCTGGTAGTGCAGTTGAAAAAATGGCGGCTTTATTACCTGGTCAAGCGCATGTCTTGCAAGCTGATGGTTCCCTCCAGGATATCGAGCTTGCCGAATTGCAGGCTCAACAGCAAGTCGTTGTCAAAGCAGGTGAAAAAATTCCGGCTGACGGTCGCGTCGTTGCTGGTCAATCGGCCGTCAATGAAGCATTAGTTACCGGTGAGGCAAAGCTTATTGAAAAAACGCCTGGTGCACAAGTGATCGGTGGCGCGGTCAACGGTACGGGGACGTTAACTATCGAAGTTACTGGGACTGGTGAAACTGGCTATTTGAGTCAAGTGATGAAGCTAGTGCAGCAGGCCCAGCAACATAAATCACAAGCTGAAAATTTGGCCGATAAAGTAGCCGGCTGGTTATTTTATGCCGCAACGATTATTGGATTAGTCACGTTTATCGTTTGGCTGTCGTTAAGTGGACTGAATGTGGCTTTGGAGCGTACAGTCACGGTATTAGTCATTGCTTGTCCGCATGCGCTTGGATTAGCGATTCCGTTAGTGGTTGCGCGCAGTACGGCTTTAGGTGCGACACATGGCTTATTGTTACGTAATCGTAATGCCCTAGAAGCGGCTAAACAAATTGATACGGTTTTAATGGATAAAACTGGGACTTTAACGGAAGGGAATTTTAAAGTTAAATCAGTCGTCGCGTTTGGCCAAGAATCACAGGACGACGTTCTAAGGCTGATGGCCGCACTAGAAGCAAATGCGAGCCATCCATTAGCGGTGGGAATTTTAGCAGCGGTCAAAGCTCAAAAATTGGTTCTTCCAACGGCTACAGATGTGAAACAATTATCTGGCGTTGGTCTGCAAGGCCGTATTGATCAAGTTGATTATGCCATTGTGACTGCTGCTTATTTACAGCAAAAACAGCTTGATTTTGAACAGACCGTTTATGATAATTTGGCAGCACAAGGTAATTCAATCAGCTTCTTATTGCGCGGAGAGCAGGTTTTAGGTTTGGTCGCTCAAGGAGATCAGATCAAACCAAATGCAGCCGATTTTATTCAGCATTTGAAAGCCCGGGGGATCCGGCCAGTTATGTTGACCGGCGACAATCAGGCCGCCGCAGCGTTAGTGGCACAACAATTAGGTATTGATGATTTCCATGCACAGTTATTACCGGAGGATAAAACCAAAATGGTGGCGCAATATCAGGCGCAGGGTCAACGCGTTTTGATGGTCGGTGATGGTGTCAATGATGCGCCTAGTTTGGCTGCTGCCGAGATTGGTGTTGCTATCGGCGCCGGAACAGATGTCGCCATTGATTCTGCCGACGTTGTTCTAGTTCGCAGTGATCCAGCTGATATTATAAACTTTTTGAATTTGGCCCAGCGAACGATGCGTAAAATGGTTCAAAACTTGTGGTGGGGTGCGGGCTACAATATTGTAGCTTTACCATTAGCCGCAGGAATCTTAGCGCCGATCGGTGTGTTGCTCAGCCCAGCAGTTGGTGCCGTGTTGATGTCGTTATCAACGATCGTTGTTGCGATTAACGCTTTAACGTTGAAATTAAAATAA
- a CDS encoding MBL fold metallo-hydrolase, translating into MKLTVLGMYGGYPYQDVGTSAYLVQTAKFNLLLDCGSGALLSLQHYLDPLQLDAVLLSHYHHDHMADIGVLQYYWQLHEGPKKEARLPIYGHTADPLHFASLTMQGITDGVAYQPQRRTSLGPFDITFLPTVHPVPAYAVRIVERATGKVLVYTADTAYFDQLPQFARHADLLITDTNFLKSKTGTIMHMTSTQSGLLAKDAAVKQVLISHLPQDTDLNQLRQETATAAGPQIPVILAQKDLQIEIQ; encoded by the coding sequence ATGAAATTAACTGTTCTAGGAATGTATGGTGGCTATCCGTATCAAGACGTTGGCACTAGTGCTTATTTGGTTCAAACTGCTAAGTTTAATTTGTTGCTGGATTGCGGTAGTGGGGCACTTTTAAGCTTACAACATTACTTAGATCCTTTACAATTGGATGCTGTCCTATTGTCGCATTATCATCATGACCACATGGCTGATATTGGTGTTTTGCAGTATTATTGGCAACTTCACGAAGGACCGAAGAAGGAAGCACGTTTACCGATTTATGGACATACAGCAGATCCTTTACATTTTGCTTCACTAACGATGCAAGGAATTACTGATGGTGTTGCCTATCAGCCACAGCGTAGAACAAGTTTAGGACCATTTGATATCACCTTTTTACCAACTGTTCATCCGGTACCAGCCTATGCAGTCCGAATTGTGGAACGAGCAACAGGTAAGGTCTTAGTTTATACAGCTGACACTGCTTATTTTGATCAATTACCACAGTTTGCACGCCACGCGGATTTATTGATCACTGATACTAATTTTCTGAAAAGTAAAACAGGGACGATCATGCATATGACGTCAACACAATCAGGATTGTTAGCTAAGGATGCGGCGGTCAAGCAAGTGCTGATCAGTCATTTACCCCAGGACACTGATCTAAATCAATTGCGCCAAGAAACAGCAACGGCGGCTGGACCACAAATTCCGGTGATTTTAGCGCAGAAAGATTTACAAATTGAAATTCAATGA
- a CDS encoding adaptor protein MecA, which produces MEMERINDNTIRVLLENDDLSERGITVLDLLGNHKQIENFFYSILEEVDTDHQFQSNDAVTFQVLPNKNGLELFISKNAPTSGLDSEDFTDDVDGTDEVSDFIKQQLLSSDDKGSQRKTTLKAADTEDDDDFSTYLNDPDTPTREVVLQLNEFEDVIQLAKILRLDGAVSNLFRYKDAFFLHLIFFVNETSEESIKDELAIAMEYANRTNVTPDVLSEYGKKLMEKSALELLRYYFK; this is translated from the coding sequence ATGGAAATGGAACGGATTAACGATAATACGATTCGCGTTTTACTGGAAAATGATGATTTATCCGAGCGGGGCATCACGGTGCTTGATTTGCTCGGTAACCATAAACAAATTGAAAATTTCTTCTATTCGATCCTTGAAGAAGTGGATACGGATCACCAATTTCAATCAAATGATGCAGTGACTTTTCAAGTACTGCCGAACAAGAATGGTTTAGAATTATTTATTAGTAAAAATGCACCAACCAGTGGTTTGGATAGCGAGGACTTTACCGATGATGTTGATGGGACCGACGAAGTTTCTGACTTTATCAAGCAACAGTTATTGAGTAGTGATGATAAAGGCAGTCAGCGTAAAACCACATTGAAGGCAGCGGACACTGAAGACGATGATGATTTTAGCACTTACTTGAATGATCCCGATACACCAACTAGGGAAGTCGTCCTCCAATTAAATGAGTTCGAAGATGTGATTCAGTTAGCAAAGATTTTACGCTTAGATGGAGCGGTTTCTAATCTGTTTAGATATAAGGATGCCTTCTTTCTACATCTGATTTTCTTCGTCAATGAAACTTCTGAGGAATCGATCAAGGACGAGCTAGCGATTGCAATGGAATACGCGAACCGGACTAATGTAACGCCGGATGTTTTATCTGAATATGGTAAGAAATTGATGGAAAAGTCAGCACTTGAATTATTGCGTTACTATTTTAAATAA
- a CDS encoding IS30 family transposase: MQEQNTTVREKGHHLTSFERGRIATLHSQGYSNRAIARVIGVCHQTISNELRRGEIDQVKKVNGQRQYHREYSPEAAQAKYEANRMSCHRPLKLAGVADFIHYFTAHLHQDGWSPDAAVGRAKLEGLYQPEEMVSTKTLYHYIDAQLLEVRNLDLLEKNRRRTKHHHSPKHKRLAGRSIEERPKSIDQRQEFGHFELDTVVGKRNGQESVILTLIERQSRCQILRLIDGRDADSVNYELAKICQEYGHIMKSVTADNGAEFAAAGTVLDGVADLYYAHPYRSSERGTNEAHNRMIRRDVPKGLSMDTLGPSDIQAVEAKLNNLPRRQSGYQTPKELFSAAAG, encoded by the coding sequence ATGCAAGAACAGAATACCACAGTCCGAGAAAAAGGTCACCACCTAACTTCATTTGAGCGCGGCAGAATCGCCACGCTACACAGCCAAGGATACTCTAACCGCGCAATTGCTAGAGTTATCGGCGTTTGTCATCAAACAATCAGTAATGAACTACGCCGTGGTGAGATCGACCAAGTTAAAAAAGTGAACGGTCAACGGCAATATCACCGCGAGTACTCGCCAGAAGCGGCACAGGCCAAATACGAAGCTAACCGAATGTCCTGTCATCGACCTTTGAAACTCGCTGGTGTCGCTGACTTTATCCACTACTTTACGGCCCATTTGCACCAAGACGGTTGGTCGCCTGATGCCGCGGTGGGCCGTGCTAAACTTGAAGGCTTATATCAACCTGAGGAGATGGTTTCGACCAAGACGTTATACCACTATATCGATGCGCAACTACTTGAAGTCCGTAATCTTGATCTGCTCGAAAAAAACCGGCGCCGCACCAAACACCACCATTCACCCAAGCATAAGCGTCTGGCCGGACGAAGTATCGAAGAGCGACCTAAAAGTATTGATCAGCGCCAAGAGTTCGGTCACTTTGAGTTGGATACCGTAGTCGGTAAACGTAACGGCCAAGAAAGTGTCATTCTAACGCTGATCGAGCGCCAATCTCGCTGTCAGATCCTGCGTTTGATTGATGGCCGTGACGCCGATTCAGTCAACTACGAACTGGCTAAGATCTGCCAAGAATACGGGCACATCATGAAGTCCGTTACCGCTGACAACGGGGCAGAATTCGCAGCGGCGGGGACGGTGCTTGACGGGGTTGCCGACCTCTATTATGCCCACCCTTACCGCTCTTCAGAACGAGGCACAAATGAGGCGCATAATCGAATGATCCGTCGTGATGTGCCTAAGGGCCTGTCCATGGATACTTTAGGCCCTAGTGATATCCAAGCAGTGGAAGCCAAGCTAAACAACTTACCACGCCGGCAGTCAGGTTACCAAACCCCAAAAGAGCTTTTCTCCGCTGCCGCCGGCTAA
- the spxA gene encoding transcriptional regulator SpxA, with the protein MVILYTSPSCTSCRKARAWLKEHDIPFVERNIFAEPLTVPEIKQILRMTESGTEEIISTRSKTFQDLHIDLDSLSLRSLFALIQQHPGLVRRPIVLDEKRLQVGFNEDEIRRFLPRRVRALELRLIKMRAGV; encoded by the coding sequence ATGGTAATACTTTATACTTCACCAAGCTGTACCTCCTGCCGTAAGGCTCGTGCGTGGTTGAAAGAACACGATATCCCATTTGTTGAGCGTAACATTTTTGCTGAACCACTAACTGTTCCTGAAATTAAACAGATTTTACGGATGACGGAAAGTGGCACTGAGGAAATTATCTCGACACGTTCAAAAACATTCCAAGATCTGCATATTGACCTGGATAGTCTTTCGTTACGTAGCCTGTTTGCTCTGATTCAGCAACATCCTGGCCTAGTCAGACGACCAATCGTCCTCGACGAAAAACGTCTGCAAGTAGGATTTAATGAAGATGAGATTCGTCGTTTCTTGCCACGCCGAGTTCGGGCATTGGAATTACGTTTAATTAAAATGCGGGCAGGCGTCTAA
- a CDS encoding monooxygenase: MIHKIIATFGSQSVLAQYLDREPQRRLLLLKPAEATEAFQLLDLSDQPAFFNNPLRYDTRYHTGIDDLTGFFNFSYLTFATTEAAKVFLAQFDQLCKQAENFIGLNDLFLLRLDAAKIEYVIFSVWQRDADYFNWRNSTDFKQIKPYMGAGHYVQQFHQANYVLAQR; this comes from the coding sequence ATGATTCATAAAATTATTGCAACTTTTGGTTCACAAAGCGTTTTGGCGCAATACCTAGACCGGGAACCCCAGCGGCGACTGCTATTATTAAAACCAGCTGAAGCTACTGAAGCTTTTCAACTATTAGATCTCTCAGATCAGCCTGCTTTTTTTAATAATCCATTACGTTACGACACACGCTATCATACTGGCATTGATGATTTAACTGGTTTTTTCAACTTTTCCTATTTGACCTTTGCAACTACTGAAGCAGCAAAAGTCTTTTTGGCGCAATTTGATCAATTATGCAAGCAAGCCGAAAACTTTATCGGTCTCAATGATTTATTCCTATTGCGTTTAGACGCTGCTAAAATTGAATACGTCATTTTTTCAGTTTGGCAACGTGATGCTGACTACTTTAATTGGCGTAACTCAACCGACTTCAAGCAGATAAAACCTTATATGGGTGCTGGTCATTATGTCCAACAATTCCATCAAGCTAATTACGTTTTAGCACAACGATAG
- a CDS encoding CopY/TcrY family copper transport repressor: MEVSTALNISAAEWQVMRVAWTLGQVSSQTVSDVLATKMDWKAATIKTLVGRLVKKGALTAERDGKRYLYRPLISEQQAMDTASEVFIGQLCQHKVGKTLLKMVEDTTLSQADIAALITTLQEKQKTAPKEVACNCLPDNCQCTDGSCNC; the protein is encoded by the coding sequence ATGGAAGTTAGTACAGCGTTAAATATTTCAGCGGCTGAGTGGCAAGTAATGCGTGTTGCCTGGACCTTAGGCCAAGTCAGTAGTCAGACGGTCAGCGATGTTTTAGCAACAAAAATGGATTGGAAAGCGGCGACAATCAAAACTTTGGTTGGGCGGTTAGTCAAAAAAGGGGCGCTAACTGCTGAGCGTGATGGCAAACGGTACTTATATCGCCCGTTAATTTCAGAGCAACAGGCCATGGATACAGCGAGTGAAGTTTTTATTGGGCAATTATGTCAGCATAAAGTTGGTAAAACCTTGTTGAAGATGGTTGAAGATACGACGTTGAGCCAAGCTGATATTGCGGCGTTGATCACAACGTTACAGGAAAAGCAAAAAACAGCGCCTAAAGAAGTGGCTTGTAATTGTTTACCAGACAATTGTCAGTGTACGGATGGCAGTTGTAATTGCTAA
- a CDS encoding DNA-directed RNA polymerase sigma-70 factor — protein sequence MDKNELSRLISAAAAGDSNAFEHLFYLYRPMLKKIQQQYYLYELDDDDWDQEARIVCFQAAQHYRRDTRLTFGRYYQRCLLCRVYTLIRHQNAKKRQIDRHTVSLEVDDIKQRLEAEGTLQTVNWSMIRASAPDFISQLSELERFVFYRQLTAGFEWTSNSDDNEITEVQVRNALERCRRKLKRYLADHVLM from the coding sequence ATGGATAAAAATGAACTTTCAAGATTGATTTCAGCAGCAGCGGCCGGAGATTCTAACGCATTTGAGCATTTATTCTATCTCTATCGACCTATGTTAAAGAAGATCCAGCAACAATATTATCTTTATGAACTAGATGATGATGATTGGGATCAGGAAGCGCGGATCGTTTGTTTTCAAGCTGCGCAACATTATCGGCGTGATACGCGGTTAACTTTTGGCCGTTATTATCAGCGTTGTCTGCTGTGTCGGGTTTACACTTTAATTCGCCATCAAAATGCTAAGAAACGCCAAATTGATCGACATACCGTATCATTGGAAGTTGACGATATCAAGCAACGACTGGAAGCTGAAGGAACGTTGCAGACCGTTAATTGGTCAATGATCCGTGCTAGTGCACCTGATTTTATCAGTCAATTATCAGAGTTAGAGCGTTTTGTTTTTTATCGCCAATTAACAGCCGGTTTTGAATGGACATCTAATTCTGATGATAATGAGATCACGGAAGTGCAAGTACGCAACGCGCTTGAGCGCTGTCGTCGTAAGTTGAAGCGTTACCTAGCAGACCATGTTTTAATGTAG
- a CDS encoding FtsX-like permease family protein, with protein MLKQLATAAENREQYILLTKLGVSLKAIRRSIYVQTGMTFLLPIILGMINAYFALHILNVWLNQLDLTFAYLIGLFYLLVYSIYCWLTARIYYRLIRPK; from the coding sequence ATGTTAAAGCAATTAGCGACTGCTGCAGAAAATCGGGAACAGTATATATTGTTGACCAAGTTAGGCGTCAGTCTAAAGGCGATTCGGCGCTCAATTTATGTTCAAACAGGGATGACGTTCTTACTGCCAATTATATTAGGTATGATCAACGCGTACTTTGCGTTACACATTTTAAATGTGTGGCTTAATCAACTTGATTTAACCTTTGCCTACTTGATTGGGCTATTTTATTTGTTGGTTTATAGTATTTACTGCTGGCTCACTGCGCGCATCTATTATCGCTTGATTAGACCAAAATAA
- the nrdG gene encoding anaerobic ribonucleoside-triphosphate reductase activating protein, with translation MSETEKLPQNPQPQEWQSQELSQMRIADYKPFNFVDGEGVRNSLYVSGCKFACPSCYNKIAQNFNYGQPYTQALEDRIMADLAQPYVQGLTLLGGEPFLNTQVCLALVKRLRVEFGHTKDVWSWTGYTWAELQQETPDKLALLRELDVLVDGRFLQAQKDLTLQFRGSANQRIIDVQQSLSRGEVTLWANLIK, from the coding sequence GTGAGTGAGACGGAGAAATTACCACAGAATCCGCAGCCGCAAGAATGGCAGTCCCAGGAACTAAGTCAGATGCGGATCGCTGATTATAAGCCGTTCAATTTTGTTGATGGCGAAGGTGTTCGTAATAGTCTATACGTTTCTGGCTGTAAGTTTGCTTGTCCTAGTTGCTATAACAAGATCGCCCAAAATTTTAACTACGGGCAACCTTATACACAAGCGTTAGAAGATCGAATTATGGCTGATCTGGCCCAGCCATATGTACAGGGCTTGACGTTGCTTGGTGGTGAACCGTTTCTTAATACGCAGGTTTGTCTAGCTTTGGTTAAACGACTACGCGTTGAATTTGGTCACACCAAGGACGTCTGGTCTTGGACTGGCTATACTTGGGCGGAATTACAACAGGAAACGCCGGATAAGTTAGCGTTGTTGCGCGAACTAGATGTGTTGGTCGATGGTCGCTTTTTACAAGCGCAGAAGGATCTGACATTACAATTTCGTGGTAGCGCTAATCAACGAATTATTGATGTGCAACAGTCACTGAGCCGTGGCGAAGTGACGTTATGGGCTAATTTAATTAAATAA
- a CDS encoding NYN domain-containing protein, with protein sequence MMHEVLIIDGYNVIGNWPELDKLKQDDKLADARDDLLAQLAEFRKYEDAEIILVFDAMYVPGITQRYDQYNLQVVWTQEDQTADSYIEKLAGDLQNRLTQVTVVTSDQAEQWTIFSRGAVRISSREFKMVIQRAKAEIARDVRHYRDTDLRRRSPWDSNQLLSLAKLRDDLTKND encoded by the coding sequence ATGATGCACGAAGTCCTGATTATTGATGGCTACAATGTGATCGGTAATTGGCCTGAACTAGATAAACTAAAGCAGGATGATAAGTTAGCTGACGCTCGTGATGATTTGCTGGCGCAGTTGGCGGAATTTCGTAAATATGAAGACGCAGAAATTATTTTAGTTTTTGATGCTATGTACGTGCCAGGAATTACGCAACGGTATGATCAATATAATTTGCAAGTTGTTTGGACTCAGGAAGATCAAACGGCGGACAGTTACATTGAAAAACTAGCCGGTGACTTACAAAATCGATTAACACAAGTCACGGTCGTCACTAGTGATCAAGCCGAGCAGTGGACGATTTTTTCTCGTGGCGCGGTTCGAATCTCATCACGGGAATTTAAAATGGTTATTCAGCGGGCTAAGGCAGAAATTGCCCGCGATGTTCGGCATTATCGTGATACGGATTTACGCCGGCGTTCACCGTGGGATTCTAATCAATTATTATCGTTAGCAAAATTACGCGATGATTTAACTAAAAATGATTAG